Proteins encoded together in one Halothermothrix orenii H 168 window:
- a CDS encoding ATP-binding cassette domain-containing protein, whose translation MIIFNQVFKKVKDTQIENLSFNINHGDFVLIKANNDRILKLLRDLLTGKVAPDKGMIRWFNSSYYSTSVKRENLGVVYKDNILLPRRTLLENLRYIMTVKGVSPKFVKPRIKKLLQIVDIYDKSNLTPDELLDHQLVRANVAQALVNYPSMLLLEDPTRDLDEVNAKGITHLMEDINRLSTTIIWLTSDNIIMDNRKKLIDINNGKINIPGKGSYA comes from the coding sequence AAAGTAAAAGACACTCAAATTGAGAATTTATCATTTAACATAAACCACGGGGATTTTGTTTTAATAAAAGCAAATAATGATCGGATATTAAAACTGTTGAGAGATTTGTTGACAGGGAAGGTTGCACCAGATAAAGGGATGATAAGGTGGTTTAATAGCTCATATTATTCAACTTCTGTTAAAAGGGAGAATCTGGGGGTAGTTTATAAGGATAATATATTATTACCCCGCCGAACCCTGTTAGAAAACCTCAGGTATATTATGACCGTCAAGGGTGTTTCTCCTAAATTTGTTAAACCGCGGATCAAAAAATTACTCCAGATTGTTGACATTTATGATAAATCTAACCTGACACCAGATGAATTGCTGGACCATCAATTGGTCAGGGCCAATGTTGCTCAGGCCCTTGTTAATTATCCCTCCATGTTGTTACTTGAAGACCCGACCAGAGACCTTGATGAGGTCAATGCAAAGGGAATTACCCACCTGATGGAGGATATAAATAGACTGTCAACGACCATCATCTGGCTAACCAGTGACAACATAATAATGGATAATAGAAAAAAATTAATAGATATAAATAATGGGAAAATTAATATTCCCGGGAAGGGATCCTATGCTTAA